The DNA sequence CAGGCTCACATCCTTGCCCATATTGCCGGTCTTGCCAGCCACCTTGATGCGGGTTTGCAGGTAGGTCTTGAAGTCGTCGCAGTTCATGATGCCATCCTCCACAGGGTGCGAGCAGTCGATGTTGAACTTGAGTTGCGACTTCTTGGACACCTTAATAACCTTGCCGCCCTTGCCCTTAAGGACTTGTTTGCCGGGACGCTTGGCCCCTTTGCCGCCCGCACTCTTCTTAGCAGCCACGTTCACCATGATGAAGACACGCAAGGGTCGGATTCAACCGTTACTCAGGGTATCTGTGAACAAGACAGAAGGTCTGAGATTGGCGATCCGATGAATGGGGAACATTCAGATTGGGGTTGAGGCCCGTAAGACATGGGTTGAGAGGGGGATGGGGcagattttcaaagattggcCGAGGAGCGAAATTGAGTCTTACCTGATCGAACGCTGTTGAAGTCGGAAAAGGAAGAGCTGAAGGTTGCGCGACAATTTGTTGATGGAAAAGCCAGCTGTTGAGGTCCGTTCCCAGCAATGATGTTTACAAAGATGGGCCGAGGACCGAGAATCGATTAACTGGCGAGAGCGTATAGATGTGTTATGATTTTAAATCATGTACTTCGTAATGATTAGTTTTAAAAGCTCGGCCACTCTGGGGCCGGGATACCGTGGGCGAGCCCGTGTTGCACTTGAATGTTTCGTATTTGGGACTGCCATTGAGTCGAAAATG is a window from the Tigriopus californicus strain San Diego chromosome 2, Tcal_SD_v2.1, whole genome shotgun sequence genome containing:
- the LOC131893296 gene encoding large ribosomal subunit protein eL22-like, with protein sequence MVNVAAKKSAGGKGAKRPGKQVLKGKGGKVIKVSKKSQLKFNIDCSHPVEDGIMNCDDFKTYLQTRIKVAGKTGNMGKDVSLGREKHRITLSSSVPFSKRYLKYLTKKYLKKNNLRDWLRVVAASKDSYELRYFQINNDEEEEEDDNE